One window of Plasmodium falciparum 3D7 genome assembly, chromosome: 7 genomic DNA carries:
- a CDS encoding ribosome biogenesis protein BRX1, putative, whose amino-acid sequence MNEENEMNEVDDACYDERTNGLENETKELGSSENVTKVGELNEMVINETEDGEEDDDVEDDDVEDDDVEDDDVEDDDVEDDDVEDDDVEDDDEEDDDDEEDDDDEEDDDDEEDNEDEDDDNNDDDNNNDEDNEEDQNNLQIDEDPYLLKDASYIKKNELWKNRQRVLIVRSPLKKKGCKSFIDNLKLLLPHHKMENKWDKKVPKSELNDISYSRNCNNIIFFDVKRKRYCLWICKSITGPSLYFEILDYIPLHSLLFSGNCLLYSRPLLIFSKHFDELDHLKLIKEMFIHVFGVPNYHPLSKPFYDHCYNFFYVNDLIYFRHYQILPVTLADSNNVNKQQLVEIGPQFTLHIIKIFEECFKGRILYENEKYQNYVTPQQVKLNDHLKKKIKNMKKKKNKYKKFKFIKPNIKTDIDY is encoded by the coding sequence ATGAATGAGGAAAATGAAATGAACGAAGTGGATGATGCGTGTTATGACGAAAGGACCAATGGATTGGAAAACGAAACGAAGGAACTTGGGAGTAGTGAGAATGTTACAAAAGTGGGTGAATTGAATGAAATGGTTATAAATGAAACGGAAGATGgtgaagaagatgatgatgtagaagatgatgatgtagaagatgatgatgtagaagatgatgatgtagaagatgatgatgtagaagatgatgatgtagaagatgatgatgtagaagatgatgatgaagaagatgatgatgatgaagaagatgatgatgatgaagaagatgatgatgatgaagaagataatgaggatgaagatgatgataataatgatgatgataataataatgatgaagataatgaGGAGGATCAGAATAACTTACAAATTGATGAAGatccatatttattaaaagacgCAAGTTACATTAAAAAGAACGAACTATGGAAAAATAGACAAAGAGTATTAATAGTACGATCTCccctaaaaaaaaagggtTGTAAATCATTTattgataatttaaaattgtTATTACCTCACCATAAGATGGAAAATAAATGGGATAAAAAAGTCCCTAAAAGTgaattaaatgatataagCTATAGTAGAAATtgtaacaatataatattttttgatgTAAAAAGAAAACGTTATTGTTTATGGATATGTAAAAGTATAACAGGTCcatctttatattttgaaatattagATTATATTCCTTTACatagtttattattttcaggtaattgtttattatattcaagacctcttttaatatttagtAAACACTTTGATGAATTAGatcatttaaaattaattaaagaaATGTTTATTCATGTTTTTGGAGTACCAAATTATCATCCACTAAGCAAGCCATTTTATGACcattgttataattttttttatgtaaatgatttaatatattttagacATTATCAAATCTTACCTGTAACATTAGCTGATTcaaataatgttaataaacAGCAGCTGGTTGAAATAGGTCCCCAGTTTActttacatattattaaaatatttgagGAATGTTTTAAAGGTAGAATTCtttatgaaaatgaaaaatatcaaaattaTGTTACACCTCAACAAGTTAAATTAAATGACCacttgaagaaaaaaattaaaaatatgaaaaagaaaaaaaataaatacaaaaagtTTAAATTCATTAAGCCAAATATTAAAACGGATATAGACTATTAA
- a CDS encoding mRNA (N6-adenosine)-methyltransferase, putative, producing MSLAREKYLKRKRELLENINLIDIGEKISNTGKNEGNSKSDNIKKESRSRDFIKNDNRTRESFKKNDRGEYIDNDRKHLKSNNYNMLSSYNNKDIKNENRDLRKSPYDHRKLNNKNEQDILSNKTKRSSTNLQYNNDYAFVNKENNVLINNSSKMVNSTNNINEYLKDLNNIDINDSLILLFYVCKLLLDMCSKVNMNQSSMNTSVTSVEMLRDMKSKNRKNIKLFKINILNNILIYLSDENVNTLTQGNPNYKDNNFEKRHEEIRIDEKCIDIEHVGINIVIKVIYINNIKKLIFKYLYLINNNFKHDGVGNINMYDGRLNKNEEQNYFTTPLMEHKNINFMNNNNNNNNMHMNNYHYNNYNVNFNPYNCGVVQESEKKNVGNVNNKVVLQKNYSNEYEMKYKEENKNNKINYLENLLNEPTAKEKKIKEEKTNILSIIEAPTVIEEMRIKKFQKKDDSVKIICPYLTKKVCQKHNKECNKVHFKKIISEHTDVSLGDCSYLDTCRHIETCKFVHYAVDKDDQQMNMNTQENLSQSKLSFSSNIKENVYGPQWIRCDLRNFDLSIFNKYVSVVMADPPWDIHMDLPYGTMTDNEMKLLPVQLIQDEGMIFLWVTGRAMELARECLQIWGYKRVEEILWVKTNHLQRIIRTGRTGHWLNHSKEHCLVGIKGNPIINRNIDCNVIVSEVRETSRKPDEIYSLIERLCPQNLKIELFGRPHNCRSNWITLGNQLNGVVLHHPQIKERYNKVATQFNLPLCEK from the coding sequence atgtcatTGGCTagagaaaaatatttgaaaagaaaaagagaacttttagaaaatataaatttaattgaTATAGGTGAAAAGATAAGTAATACAGGGAAAAATGAAGGAAATAGTAAATccgataatataaaaaaggaaagtaGATCAAgagattttataaaaaatgataatagaACACGAGagagttttaaaaaaaatgatcgtggtgaatatatagataatgaCAGGAAACatttaaaaagtaataattataacatgTTAAGctcttataataataaagatataaaaaatgaaaacagAGATTTGAGAAAATCACCTTATGATCAtagaaaattaaataataagaatgaacaagatatattaagtaataaaacaaaaagatCAAGTACTAatttacaatataataatgattacgCATTTGTAAATAAAGAGAACaatgtattaataaataacagTAGTAAAATGGTGAATTctactaataatataaatgaatatctAAAAGATTTAAACAATATAGATATTAATGATAgcttaattttattattttatgtatgtaaattattattagataTGTGTTCAAAGGTTAATATGAACCAAAGTAGTATGAATACATCAGTAACATCCGTTGAAATGTTACGAGATATGAAAAGTAAAAAtcgtaaaaatataaaattatttaaaattaatatattaaataatattttaatatatttatccgATGAAAATGTAAATACTTTAACACAAGGAAATCCaaattataaagataataattttgagAAAAGACATGAAGAAATAAGAATAGATGAAAAGTGTATTGATATCGAACATGTAGGTATAAACATTGTTATTaaggttatatatataaataatataaaaaaattaatatttaaatatttatatttaataaataataattttaaacatGATGGAGttggtaatataaatatgtatgatGGAAGgcttaataaaaatgaagagcAAAATTATTTTACCACACCCTTGAtggaacataaaaatataaattttatgaataataataataataataataatatgcatatgaataattatcattataataattataatgtcaATTTTAATCCCTATAATTGTGGTGTAGTTCAAGAAagtgaaaagaaaaatgtgggaaatgtaaataataaagttGTTTTACAAAAAAACTACTCGAATGAAtatgaaatgaaatataaagaagaaaataaaaataataaaataaattatttagaaaatttattaaatgagcCAACtgcaaaagaaaaaaaaatcaaagaagaaaaaacaaatatccTTTCTATAATTGAAGCACCAACTGTTATTGAAGAAatgagaataaaaaaatttcaaaaaaaagatgattcagtaaaaattatatgtccTTATTTAACCAAAAAAGTATGTCAAAAGCATAATAAGGAATGTAATAAAgttcattttaaaaaaattatatcagAACATACTGATGTATCATTAGGAGATTGTTCTTATTTAGATACATGCAGACATATTGAAACATGTAAATTTGTTCATTATGCTGTTGATAAGGATGATCAGCAGATGAATATGAATACACAAGAAAATTTAAGTCAATCTAAATTAAGCTTTTCTTCTAATATTAAAGAGAATGTTTATGGTCCTCAATGGATACGATGTGATTTAAGAAATTTCGATTTaagtatttttaataaatatgttagTGTAGTTATGGCAGATCCACCATGGGATATACATATGGATTTACCATATGGAACCATGACAGATAATGAAATGAAACTTTTACCTGTACAGTTAATACAAGATGAAGGTATGATCTTTTTATGGGTAACTGGAAGAGCCATGGAATTAGCTCGAGAATGTTTACAAATATGGGGATATAAAAGAGTTGAAGAAATATTGTGGGTAAAAACGAATCATTTACAAAGAATTATAAGAACAGGAAGAACAGGTCATTGGTTAAATCATTCAAAAGAACATTGTTTAGTTGGTATTAAAGGAAACCCAAttataaatagaaatattGATTGTAATGTTATCGTATCAGAGGTTAGAGAAACATCAAGAAAACCTGATGAAATTTATTCATTAATTGAAAGGTTATGTCctcaaaatttaaaaatagaaCTTTTCGGAAGACCTCATAATTGTAGGAGTAATTGGATAACTTTAGGAAACCAACTTAATGGTGTTGTTTTACACCATCCACAGATAAAggaaagatataataaagtGGCTACACAATTTAACTTGCCCTTATGTGAAAAATaa
- a CDS encoding dynein light chain, putative translates to MEEPKCDILYEHMNYENKIKLINIAKEIYININNNKINSWRNATIALRDKIKEVLDFNEKGWHIIIGSKFGFFCTHEIYHALHFKLDHIEFLIFKHG, encoded by the coding sequence atggaagaaCCTAAATgtgatattttatatgaacatatgaattatgaaaataaaataaaattaattaacatagcaaaggaaatatatataaatataaataataataaaataaattcttGGAGAAATGCAACTATAGCTTTAAGAGATAAAATAAAGGAAGTTTTAGATTTTAACGAAAAAGGTTGGCATATAATAATTGGATCCAAATTTGGATTTTTTTGTACTCATGAAATTTATCATGCTTTGCATTTTAAATTAGATCATATAGAGTTCCTTATTTTTAAACatggataa